A window from Candidatus Nitrospira neomarina encodes these proteins:
- a CDS encoding HAD family hydrolase — MNEGHADNPVTREKYDAVLFDLDGVITNTAKMHATCWKKMFDAYLKKRSAKTGESFRPFDLVTDYTVYVDGKPRFDGVRDFLLSRGIRMAEGTPDDPPLTETVCGLGNHKNQLIEAFLETDGVEAYEGTVAFLRLVRDEGIKTAVVTSSQNGKAVINAAGIEDLFDVEVDGNTIVHQHLAGKPAPDSFLKAAEMLDVQPARAVVVEDAISGVQAGAKGGFGLVIGVARKGNAEELKQHGAHLVVADLGEFVR, encoded by the coding sequence ATGAACGAAGGGCATGCCGATAATCCCGTAACCCGGGAGAAGTATGACGCGGTGCTTTTTGACTTGGATGGCGTTATTACGAACACAGCCAAGATGCATGCGACATGCTGGAAGAAGATGTTTGATGCGTATCTGAAGAAGCGCTCTGCCAAAACGGGTGAATCGTTTCGTCCTTTTGATCTTGTCACAGATTATACTGTGTACGTTGATGGGAAGCCCCGGTTTGATGGGGTACGAGATTTTCTGTTATCTCGCGGCATCCGGATGGCCGAAGGAACCCCCGATGATCCTCCCCTGACGGAAACCGTGTGCGGGCTGGGGAATCATAAAAACCAACTGATAGAGGCATTTTTAGAAACAGATGGGGTCGAGGCCTACGAAGGGACCGTCGCGTTCCTCAGGCTTGTTCGTGATGAGGGAATCAAAACAGCTGTGGTGACCTCGAGCCAGAACGGCAAAGCCGTCATCAACGCTGCGGGCATCGAAGATCTCTTTGATGTGGAAGTCGATGGGAATACCATTGTTCATCAACATTTGGCGGGGAAACCCGCTCCGGATTCCTTCTTGAAAGCGGCCGAAATGCTTGACGTCCAGCCCGCGCGTGCGGTGGTGGTCGAAGATGCCATCTCCGGTGTGCAAGCCGGGGCCAAAGGGGGCTTCGGACTTGTGATCGGCGTGGCCCGGAAAGGCAATGCGGAAGAACTGAAACAACATGGGGCCCATCTCGTTGTCGCCGACCTGGGCGAGTTCGTTCGGTGA
- a CDS encoding glycoside hydrolase family 65 protein — translation MIHHERLIPPPHIYPPDEWNLVEKQFNPDFLSHTETIYSIGNGYLGMRGCPEEGVPAAQNGTFVNGFYESWPILYGEEAYGFAKTGQTIVNVTDAKKIKLYVDDEPFHLSNATLLSFDRRLNMKSATLDRQVVWETPSGKQVLITSRRLVSFPHRHLAAISYEVTMLNAEAPIVISSEMLYLHDQSKRDGDPRQGKGFMERVLHPRKHNVKDRRVILCHGTKNSKLTLACAIDHELKTECPHSYKCKSSEDFGAVVFSVEAQPGMKVHLLKYITYHTTDTASPEGLCDRAERTLDRAMGHGFDGILADQEQYMDDFWKRSDVQICDIDPEWAKRSTIEIQQAIRFNLFHILQAAGRADTLGVPAKGLTGQAYEGQYFWDTEIYLLPFLIYTSPRLAKNLLMFRYRMLDHARERARALNQRGAMFPWRTINGEEASAYYAAGTAQYHINADIMYALRKYVNATGDEEFLYDYGAEMLVETARLWSDLGFFSEQKDGKFCIHGVTGPDEYNTVVNNNTYTNLMARENLRYAAATIEVLCEKKPDVFAALVSKTDLKMDEVKEWRSAAENMYIPYEEKRGIHPQDDVFLDKEVWDLKNTPSEKFPLLLFYHPLVIYRYQVIKQADIVLAMFLLGQDFSPEQKKRNFDYYDRLTTGDSSLSSCIQSIVATEIGYTQKAFELGLAALLMDLADIGGNVKDGCHIASMGGTWMALTYGFGGLRDDDGILTFRPRRAKGQPAKLRFPLTYRGQILDVELGPDLATYSLREGDGLVIRHEEEEIRLSPTTPMVTRPIVKRVSS, via the coding sequence ATGATTCACCATGAACGCCTGATTCCGCCCCCCCACATTTATCCGCCGGATGAATGGAACCTGGTGGAAAAGCAGTTCAATCCGGATTTTTTGTCTCATACCGAAACCATATATTCAATTGGCAATGGCTACCTTGGCATGCGTGGATGTCCGGAAGAGGGAGTGCCTGCCGCCCAGAATGGTACGTTTGTGAACGGCTTTTATGAATCATGGCCGATTCTGTATGGCGAGGAGGCGTATGGCTTTGCCAAAACCGGCCAGACCATTGTGAATGTGACGGATGCCAAAAAAATCAAACTCTATGTCGATGATGAACCGTTCCACCTTTCCAACGCCACCCTGCTGAGTTTCGACCGTCGTCTCAATATGAAATCCGCCACGCTGGACCGGCAGGTTGTGTGGGAGACGCCATCAGGAAAGCAGGTGTTAATTACATCGCGACGTCTCGTGTCATTTCCCCATCGACACCTTGCGGCCATTTCCTACGAAGTTACCATGCTGAATGCCGAGGCACCGATCGTCATTTCTTCAGAGATGCTGTACCTTCACGATCAAAGCAAGCGGGACGGTGACCCCCGTCAAGGGAAAGGGTTCATGGAGCGAGTCCTTCACCCACGGAAGCATAACGTCAAAGATCGTCGGGTGATCCTGTGCCACGGAACCAAAAACAGCAAGCTGACACTCGCCTGTGCCATCGACCATGAACTCAAAACCGAATGTCCTCATTCCTACAAATGCAAGAGTTCTGAAGATTTCGGAGCGGTCGTGTTTTCGGTCGAGGCCCAGCCGGGCATGAAGGTCCACCTGTTGAAATACATCACCTATCACACAACGGACACTGCCTCTCCTGAAGGGTTGTGCGACAGGGCCGAACGGACCCTGGATCGGGCCATGGGCCATGGATTCGATGGCATTCTGGCCGACCAAGAGCAATACATGGATGATTTCTGGAAAAGGAGCGATGTCCAAATTTGCGATATCGACCCAGAGTGGGCCAAACGTTCCACCATTGAAATTCAACAGGCCATTCGCTTCAACCTGTTTCATATCCTGCAGGCAGCAGGGCGGGCTGATACCCTCGGTGTTCCGGCCAAGGGTCTCACCGGCCAGGCCTACGAAGGCCAGTATTTTTGGGACACTGAAATCTATCTCCTTCCCTTCTTGATTTATACCTCCCCGCGCCTTGCCAAGAACCTCCTCATGTTTCGGTATCGCATGTTGGATCATGCCAGAGAACGAGCACGAGCGTTGAATCAGAGAGGGGCTATGTTCCCTTGGAGAACCATTAACGGTGAAGAAGCCTCGGCTTATTATGCGGCGGGAACAGCCCAGTACCACATCAATGCCGATATTATGTATGCGCTGAGAAAGTATGTGAATGCCACCGGCGATGAGGAGTTTCTGTATGACTATGGAGCAGAAATGCTGGTTGAAACGGCACGATTATGGAGTGACCTCGGATTCTTTTCGGAGCAAAAGGACGGAAAGTTTTGCATCCATGGCGTGACCGGACCCGATGAATACAATACCGTTGTTAACAATAACACCTATACCAATCTCATGGCTCGTGAGAATTTGCGGTATGCCGCGGCGACCATCGAGGTGCTGTGCGAAAAGAAGCCCGACGTGTTCGCTGCCTTGGTCAGCAAGACGGATTTGAAAATGGATGAGGTCAAGGAGTGGCGGAGTGCGGCGGAGAACATGTACATCCCTTATGAAGAGAAAAGAGGAATTCATCCACAGGATGATGTCTTTTTAGACAAAGAGGTGTGGGATTTGAAAAATACACCATCAGAGAAGTTCCCATTGCTCCTCTTTTACCATCCATTGGTCATCTATCGATATCAGGTGATTAAGCAGGCGGATATTGTCTTAGCCATGTTTCTGCTTGGGCAGGATTTTTCTCCGGAACAGAAGAAACGCAATTTTGACTATTATGACCGTTTAACTACAGGAGATTCTTCTCTGTCATCATGCATTCAGAGTATTGTCGCGACGGAGATTGGCTATACGCAAAAGGCCTTTGAATTAGGCCTGGCCGCCCTGCTGATGGATCTGGCTGATATCGGTGGAAACGTTAAGGATGGTTGCCACATCGCTTCGATGGGAGGGACGTGGATGGCTCTGACATACGGGTTTGGCGGGTTGCGGGATGACGATGGAATTCTTACGTTTAGACCCAGACGCGCCAAGGGCCAACCGGCAAAGTTACGGTTTCCTCTGACCTATCGCGGCCAAATCCTGGATGTGGAACTCGGCCCGGATTTAGCCACGTATTCATTACGGGAGGGCGATGGCCTGGTGATCCGCCACGAAGAGGAAGAGATTCGACTTTCACCAACGACTCCCATGGTCACCCGACCGATCGTCAAGCGGGTTTCCTCCTGA
- a CDS encoding 5-(carboxyamino)imidazole ribonucleotide synthase, translating to MNIILPGGTIGILGGGQLGRMLAMEGRRMGYRIGVLDPVENCPAAQVADFCVQSELTNTERVMDFVSQVDVVTIETELVPWMLLADIETGQATRPSSSVLALIQDRLVQREFLQDHRFPQTPFASVKDHTTLTAAAQHVTFPAILKKRRSGYDGKGQIRATGVDHLNEVWRELKEVPCVLEAVAPFKMELSVVLARSLQGDIQLYPLAENAHRQNILHTTRVPARVADTIRLRAEELAVSLSEALDYCGVMAVELFLLEDDTLLINEIAPRPHNSGHFTFGACVTSQFEQHLRAICGLPLGDTSLMHPVVMVNLLGDLWRNGPPRWDRLLAHPQVRLHLYGKTHAAPGRKMGHFLLMADNPDQSYQQAEDLLQSMTDADSQEKDFLVKNPAKEPFQKLSRPLETPA from the coding sequence ATGAATATCATCCTTCCTGGTGGAACGATCGGGATATTGGGCGGAGGCCAACTTGGGCGCATGCTGGCCATGGAAGGCCGGCGGATGGGGTATCGGATTGGCGTGTTAGATCCCGTTGAGAATTGTCCGGCCGCCCAGGTTGCGGATTTTTGTGTGCAATCAGAGCTGACGAACACGGAACGCGTGATGGACTTTGTCTCTCAGGTTGATGTGGTGACCATCGAGACCGAACTGGTGCCTTGGATGCTTCTTGCCGACATTGAAACCGGCCAAGCGACCCGTCCATCCTCTTCCGTGCTCGCTCTCATCCAGGATCGACTGGTGCAAAGAGAATTTCTTCAAGATCACCGCTTTCCACAAACTCCCTTCGCCTCGGTCAAAGATCACACCACCTTGACCGCTGCGGCTCAACACGTGACATTCCCGGCTATTTTAAAGAAGCGCCGTTCAGGATATGACGGTAAAGGCCAAATCCGGGCTACCGGCGTGGACCATCTGAATGAGGTCTGGCGAGAATTAAAGGAAGTCCCGTGTGTTTTGGAAGCCGTCGCGCCCTTCAAAATGGAACTATCGGTCGTGCTCGCCCGCAGTCTTCAGGGAGATATTCAACTCTATCCCCTGGCTGAGAATGCACATAGGCAGAACATCCTCCATACCACACGCGTTCCGGCCCGGGTGGCGGACACGATCCGTTTACGGGCGGAGGAGCTTGCCGTTTCCCTTTCAGAAGCGCTTGACTACTGCGGAGTCATGGCGGTGGAGCTGTTTCTTCTCGAGGACGACACCTTGTTGATCAATGAGATCGCTCCCCGGCCTCATAACAGTGGACATTTCACCTTTGGGGCCTGCGTGACGTCCCAATTCGAACAACATCTCCGCGCCATTTGCGGATTACCATTGGGGGATACCTCCCTCATGCATCCCGTCGTGATGGTGAATCTCCTCGGAGATCTATGGCGAAATGGTCCGCCCAGATGGGATCGACTTCTGGCTCATCCGCAGGTCCGGCTTCACCTTTATGGAAAAACACACGCCGCGCCGGGACGCAAAATGGGGCATTTCCTTCTGATGGCGGACAATCCAGATCAATCATACCAACAAGCCGAAGATCTCCTTCAGAGCATGACGGATGCAGATTCTCAAGAGAAAGACTTCCTGGTCAAGAATCCAGCCAAAGAGCCTTTCCAAAAGCTATCCAGACCCTTGGAGACTCCGGCATGA
- the purE gene encoding 5-(carboxyamino)imidazole ribonucleotide mutase: MNSESDNSNPLVAIIMGSSSDWETMRHASLILTELAVPHECRIVSAHRTPDFLFEYVGSAQSRGIHVLIAGAGGAAHLPGMAAAKTILPVLGVPVRSRALQGFDSLLSIVQMPKGIPVATHAIGEDGAVNAALQAAAILAVSDHGIGQRLKAYYDQRHTPALEKLI; the protein is encoded by the coding sequence ATGAATTCTGAATCTGATAATTCCAATCCACTCGTGGCGATTATCATGGGGAGCAGCAGTGATTGGGAGACCATGCGGCACGCAAGTCTGATCCTCACGGAATTGGCCGTTCCCCATGAATGCCGGATTGTGTCAGCCCACCGCACACCGGATTTTCTCTTTGAGTATGTCGGCTCGGCCCAAAGCCGTGGCATCCATGTGCTCATTGCCGGGGCAGGAGGAGCCGCACACTTGCCGGGAATGGCCGCAGCAAAAACGATTCTTCCGGTTCTCGGAGTGCCGGTTCGGTCTCGAGCCCTGCAAGGCTTTGATTCGCTCTTATCAATTGTCCAAATGCCAAAGGGCATTCCGGTTGCGACCCATGCGATCGGAGAAGATGGAGCGGTCAATGCCGCCTTGCAGGCAGCAGCCATTCTTGCCGTATCTGATCACGGCATCGGCCAGCGACTCAAGGCCTATTATGACCAACGACACACCCCAGCACTGGAGAAACTCATATGA
- a CDS encoding sugar phosphate nucleotidyltransferase, protein MKDQNTAQGERWSVILAGGEGERTRPFIERWLGYHKPKQYCSFVGHRSMLQHTWDRADFLTHPDHKITVIAQNHFREVVSQSANRSCGQVIGQPRNCDTAAGIFLPLTYIRAQNPHATVVLYPADHFVSPEHRFMDTVEKAIQATTLFHDRIMLLGVRPTSLELEYGWIEPGGPLGSSGGLCVRRVDAFLEKPNAIQGLAAQVNGALWNTFIMTAKVETLWRSGWKCLPEVLERFEQLEKVIGTPQESRTLREIYHDMPKRNFSSDLLGCAPESVGVLELKNVLWSDWGRPDRIADTIRAIGKPPAFGLECLTETRHTRNESQLTEVL, encoded by the coding sequence ATGAAAGACCAAAACACGGCACAGGGAGAACGCTGGTCAGTGATCTTGGCTGGAGGAGAAGGGGAGCGAACGCGTCCATTTATTGAGCGGTGGCTGGGGTATCACAAGCCCAAACAGTATTGTTCCTTTGTGGGCCATCGTTCCATGTTGCAACATACGTGGGATCGTGCGGACTTCTTGACGCATCCTGACCACAAAATAACCGTCATTGCTCAGAACCACTTTCGAGAAGTGGTATCTCAGTCGGCGAATCGATCCTGTGGCCAGGTGATTGGACAACCTCGGAACTGTGATACCGCTGCAGGGATTTTTCTTCCATTAACATATATTCGGGCTCAGAATCCCCATGCGACAGTGGTGCTGTATCCAGCAGACCATTTTGTATCCCCCGAACATCGATTTATGGACACGGTGGAGAAGGCTATTCAGGCGACCACCCTCTTCCATGATCGAATCATGCTCCTCGGTGTCAGGCCCACGTCTCTTGAGCTCGAGTATGGATGGATCGAACCAGGAGGCCCCCTGGGATCAAGTGGCGGACTGTGCGTGAGACGGGTGGATGCCTTTCTCGAGAAGCCAAACGCTATCCAGGGGCTAGCCGCTCAGGTTAATGGGGCGCTTTGGAATACCTTTATCATGACCGCCAAAGTCGAGACCTTATGGAGATCGGGGTGGAAATGTTTGCCCGAAGTCCTCGAACGGTTTGAACAATTGGAAAAAGTTATAGGCACACCTCAGGAGAGTCGGACTCTTCGTGAAATCTATCATGATATGCCGAAGCGGAACTTTTCATCTGATCTTTTGGGTTGTGCCCCTGAATCGGTTGGAGTGCTTGAACTCAAAAATGTCCTGTGGAGCGACTGGGGTCGGCCTGATCGTATTGCTGACACTATTCGCGCGATAGGAAAACCCCCGGCTTTTGGATTGGAATGCCTGACGGAAACGCGGCATACACGCAATGAGAGTCAATTGACGGAGGTCTTGTGA
- a CDS encoding DUF1264 domain-containing protein: protein MSQFYRNLGLTSVLTVVMMGGISVPAMSAGSGPADGYDLHVQAPHLMANGEIGGPFHHFCKGISDTIFQCLLFETTDANAPLVAVEYFVAKKASRKLPLIQWHRYFHDHQEEIDTGRLFILDVDDENKKKEIAEAAGKTDGVIYHLWQKGQAFPDGTVTFPQSIGVQFPQPN from the coding sequence ATGTCTCAATTTTATCGAAATCTTGGACTGACGAGTGTGTTGACTGTTGTGATGATGGGAGGAATATCTGTGCCGGCGATGAGCGCTGGTTCCGGCCCGGCAGATGGCTATGATCTTCATGTCCAAGCGCCGCATCTCATGGCCAATGGAGAGATTGGTGGTCCATTTCACCATTTCTGTAAGGGAATCTCAGATACTATTTTTCAGTGTCTCTTGTTTGAGACCACTGATGCCAATGCTCCCCTCGTCGCCGTGGAATATTTTGTGGCCAAGAAGGCCTCCCGAAAGCTTCCGTTGATTCAATGGCACCGATACTTCCATGATCATCAGGAGGAGATTGACACCGGTCGCTTGTTTATCCTCGATGTCGATGATGAAAACAAGAAAAAAGAAATTGCTGAAGCCGCAGGCAAAACCGATGGGGTCATCTATCATCTGTGGCAAAAAGGACAGGCGTTTCCAGACGGAACCGTGACCTTTCCACAATCGATTGGTGTGCAATTTCCCCAACCTAACTAA
- a CDS encoding cupin domain-containing protein, with amino-acid sequence MSKEKFHHTANMQWEKLQEFPGPADVKIVREDPFLGAKTMLVRIPAGGRITPHSHRGIVQHFVLEGQYETDGQVCEPGSYRMMPEHCNVSPISTKEGVTILMIYDPVSN; translated from the coding sequence ATGAGCAAAGAAAAATTCCACCATACCGCTAACATGCAGTGGGAGAAACTGCAAGAGTTCCCTGGGCCCGCAGACGTCAAGATTGTTCGAGAAGACCCATTTCTTGGCGCCAAGACCATGCTGGTTCGGATTCCTGCCGGCGGCCGGATTACGCCACATAGCCACCGCGGCATCGTTCAGCATTTTGTTCTTGAGGGTCAATACGAGACGGACGGCCAGGTATGTGAACCGGGCAGTTATCGGATGATGCCGGAGCATTGTAATGTGTCTCCTATTTCCACAAAAGAGGGAGTGACCATCCTCATGATCTATGACCCGGTTTCCAACTAA
- a CDS encoding CBS domain-containing protein: protein MTIQGVPATGFKTVGQIVPTNELKFGRKLNALAAAIELLSHHTPGGPVVDEKNHFIGFISEFDVLRALEAGKDLNKVTVEEVMKKDHISVVDTTSIKDAVHIMEEKRLLSLPVERKGEVMYTVTRHDLLRAWIGLGLGIEDGNE from the coding sequence ATGACTATTCAAGGGGTCCCAGCCACAGGGTTTAAGACTGTCGGACAAATTGTGCCAACCAATGAATTGAAATTCGGTAGGAAGCTGAATGCCCTAGCGGCGGCAATCGAGTTACTTTCCCATCATACCCCTGGGGGGCCGGTCGTCGACGAAAAAAACCATTTTATCGGGTTTATCAGTGAATTTGATGTCCTCCGTGCTTTGGAAGCGGGAAAAGACCTGAACAAAGTGACGGTCGAAGAGGTGATGAAAAAAGATCATATTTCAGTTGTTGATACGACATCGATCAAGGATGCCGTGCACATCATGGAAGAGAAACGATTGTTGAGTTTGCCGGTAGAGCGAAAGGGGGAGGTGATGTATACCGTGACACGGCATGATCTATTGAGGGCCTGGATTGGATTGGGTTTGGGCATAGAAGATGGGAATGAGTAG
- a CDS encoding SulP family inorganic anion transporter — protein sequence MMKKLQYNELFTMTWKDVQRDFLASIVVFLVALPLCMGIAIASGAPPVKGIITGMVGGLVVGFLAGCPLQVSGPAAGLSVIVFDVIQRFGLGKLGIVVLVAGGIQILAGFLQLGQWFRAVSPAVIQGMLAGICALILASQFHVMIGDTPKGSGLENILTIPEAAWKGLIPQEGVDSSHLVAARIGILTIAVIILWQLLVPKKIQFIPAPLVGVLVASGEAYMQNLSIEYIEFQESLGSSIHFLRMGDFASLLDPSLLSMAIAIAFIASAETLLCATAVDQMHSGPRTRYNREMSAQGIGNLLCGFLGALPMTGVIVRSKANLQSGARTRVSAVLHGVWLLLFVGLFPEILELVPIASLAALLVYTGYTLINVQAIRTLSKFGRGEVVVYAVTVVTIVTTNLLIGVLAGLGVALAKLIYSTNTLQVSVDRSKNNKPISIKFSGTATFVNLPKFANALDNVPLKKDVHLDFDDLRCIDHACLNLLSSWKKFHETQDGTVSVDWEKLESKMLEKQTTSR from the coding sequence ATGATGAAGAAGCTGCAGTATAACGAGCTTTTCACGATGACCTGGAAAGATGTGCAACGCGATTTCCTGGCGTCCATTGTGGTGTTTCTGGTGGCATTGCCATTGTGCATGGGGATAGCCATTGCTTCGGGTGCCCCTCCCGTAAAGGGGATTATCACCGGTATGGTCGGTGGCCTCGTTGTCGGATTTCTTGCCGGTTGTCCGCTGCAGGTCAGCGGCCCGGCTGCCGGTCTGAGCGTGATCGTCTTCGATGTCATTCAGCGCTTTGGCCTGGGCAAACTCGGGATCGTGGTATTGGTGGCAGGAGGAATTCAAATCCTGGCGGGATTTCTTCAGTTGGGTCAATGGTTCCGAGCCGTTTCCCCTGCAGTGATTCAAGGAATGTTAGCGGGAATCTGCGCGCTCATCCTGGCAAGCCAATTTCACGTGATGATTGGGGACACGCCAAAAGGAAGCGGACTTGAGAATATTTTGACCATTCCCGAGGCGGCGTGGAAAGGGTTGATCCCTCAGGAGGGAGTTGACTCGAGTCATTTAGTGGCGGCCCGCATTGGCATCCTCACGATCGCAGTCATTATTCTTTGGCAATTGCTGGTGCCTAAAAAGATTCAATTTATTCCTGCTCCGCTGGTGGGGGTATTGGTCGCGAGTGGAGAAGCGTACATGCAAAATCTCTCCATTGAATATATTGAATTCCAGGAGAGCCTCGGTAGCTCGATCCATTTTCTGAGGATGGGGGATTTTGCCTCCCTTCTCGATCCGTCCCTATTGTCCATGGCCATCGCCATTGCCTTTATCGCCAGTGCGGAAACCCTTTTATGCGCCACTGCTGTCGACCAGATGCATTCGGGACCGCGAACCCGATATAACCGTGAAATGTCTGCCCAGGGCATTGGCAATCTTTTATGTGGATTCCTTGGGGCATTACCCATGACCGGCGTAATTGTCCGAAGTAAAGCCAATCTTCAGAGTGGTGCCCGAACGCGTGTCTCAGCCGTGCTCCACGGTGTCTGGTTACTCTTGTTTGTCGGACTTTTTCCTGAAATACTCGAGTTGGTTCCCATCGCAAGTTTGGCCGCTCTTCTCGTCTACACCGGCTATACCCTCATCAATGTCCAGGCGATTCGGACACTTTCAAAATTCGGCCGGGGAGAAGTCGTCGTGTATGCGGTGACTGTGGTGACCATTGTGACAACCAACCTCTTAATTGGAGTGCTTGCAGGGCTTGGTGTGGCACTTGCGAAGTTAATTTATTCAACCAATACCCTTCAGGTTTCGGTGGACCGCAGCAAGAACAATAAACCGATTTCCATCAAATTTTCAGGTACGGCCACGTTCGTAAATCTCCCCAAATTTGCCAATGCGTTGGACAACGTTCCGTTGAAGAAAGACGTTCATCTCGATTTTGATGATCTACGGTGTATTGATCACGCCTGCCTGAACTTGCTGAGTTCCTGGAAGAAATTTCATGAGACCCAAGATGGAACAGTGTCCGTTGATTGGGAAAAATTGGAATCAAAGATGCTTGAGAAGCAGACAACTTCTCGCTAA
- a CDS encoding response regulator — protein sequence MIMIVTFHEEFRGKISAFLSEKGYEVCVPPHRQDVISLVKEKSPLVVVLDMYVAEPNGLDVLKELRVQKYHGGIVALAGTSVRSLMSQASQLGVDQVIGGFQGDGGAVNLDQVESAIKMALHSSIARRAFELYVARGRTKGKDLEDWLEAERQIFKKNLPWSSGESKQRAKAEAGSQKPKKSQKKST from the coding sequence ATGATTATGATTGTGACATTTCACGAGGAATTTCGAGGAAAGATTTCCGCTTTTCTTTCTGAGAAGGGGTATGAAGTCTGTGTTCCTCCTCATAGACAGGATGTCATATCCCTGGTCAAGGAAAAATCCCCCTTAGTTGTCGTGTTGGACATGTATGTGGCGGAACCAAACGGACTAGACGTGCTCAAGGAGCTACGAGTCCAAAAATATCATGGAGGAATTGTGGCGCTGGCCGGAACGTCGGTGCGTTCCTTAATGTCTCAGGCTTCCCAGCTCGGGGTGGACCAGGTGATTGGAGGATTTCAAGGCGATGGCGGAGCGGTGAATCTTGATCAGGTGGAGTCAGCGATAAAAATGGCATTACACTCAAGCATTGCCAGACGCGCATTTGAATTGTATGTGGCACGGGGGCGGACGAAAGGGAAGGACCTGGAAGATTGGTTGGAAGCCGAGCGGCAAATTTTCAAGAAGAACTTGCCGTGGTCATCAGGGGAAAGCAAACAGAGAGCTAAAGCCGAAGCCGGATCTCAGAAGCCAAAGAAATCCCAAAAAAAATCAACTTGA
- a CDS encoding 4-alpha-glucanotransferase → MYRYPMRDGLRLFQLTIHGRWVKGPEGELFATVNAALGDLPMIAEDLDVITPEVEALRDTCGFFGMRILQMAFGNDPKAHHDRPHHYTRNSIVNTATHDHNTTVK, encoded by the coding sequence TTGTATCGGTACCCGATGCGGGACGGCCTCCGCCTTTTTCAGCTGACCATCCATGGGCGATGGGTGAAAGGTCCGGAAGGCGAATTGTTTGCAACCGTGAATGCCGCACTGGGAGATTTGCCGATGATCGCCGAGGACCTTGATGTGATCACTCCGGAGGTGGAGGCGTTACGGGATACCTGTGGTTTTTTCGGTATGCGAATTTTACAAATGGCCTTCGGCAACGATCCCAAAGCCCATCATGATCGACCCCATCACTATACCCGGAATTCCATCGTTAATACGGCCACTCATGACCATAATACGACGGTCAAATAA
- a CDS encoding universal stress protein, which produces MKILVAVDSSEHAQEAIRFVKSVDWPKASEIYLIHVIEMKHASPLIPSGGPSSWDRVISEARGKLFTEAKGLLERTKKEILEERAMTIKFLVMEGLPGAEILQVVEDYQIDLVILGTRGLSNVKRFLLGSTSDWVMREAPCSVLLVREKLSKVTMGKSAAKILLATDGSAVALSSVDMLGLLTCRTPPKVTVTHVVGRPAYLEGWYWGKGKAAFKQLAEQVSENAQKEGARHLEEMGQRVKELGMEVETVLTKGDPAEEIVKIGERSKAKLIMVGSKGFKGGKLVPLGGVVRKIARYAPCSVLLTRPGRSEKKV; this is translated from the coding sequence ATGAAAATTTTAGTGGCGGTTGATTCTTCCGAACATGCGCAGGAGGCCATTCGATTTGTGAAATCGGTGGATTGGCCCAAGGCATCAGAAATCTATTTAATCCATGTGATCGAGATGAAACATGCGTCCCCTCTGATACCGTCGGGTGGACCTTCCAGTTGGGACCGGGTCATTTCCGAGGCAAGGGGAAAACTGTTCACCGAAGCGAAGGGTCTTCTTGAGCGCACGAAGAAGGAGATTCTCGAAGAAAGGGCTATGACCATTAAGTTTCTGGTGATGGAAGGGCTTCCGGGTGCGGAAATTTTACAGGTGGTGGAGGACTATCAAATCGACTTGGTCATCTTAGGAACCCGTGGCCTTTCCAATGTGAAACGGTTTCTTTTAGGGAGTACCAGTGATTGGGTGATGAGGGAAGCCCCGTGTTCAGTGTTATTGGTTCGTGAAAAACTCAGTAAGGTGACGATGGGAAAATCCGCCGCCAAGATTCTTTTAGCCACCGATGGGTCAGCGGTGGCTTTGAGTTCTGTGGATATGCTCGGTCTATTGACCTGCAGGACCCCTCCAAAGGTGACGGTGACGCATGTGGTGGGAAGACCGGCTTACCTGGAGGGTTGGTATTGGGGAAAAGGAAAAGCCGCATTTAAACAGTTAGCCGAACAAGTATCGGAAAACGCTCAAAAAGAAGGAGCGAGGCACCTGGAAGAGATGGGCCAAAGAGTCAAAGAACTCGGCATGGAAGTCGAGACAGTGTTGACCAAAGGAGATCCTGCTGAAGAAATTGTCAAAATTGGCGAGCGTTCGAAGGCAAAATTGATCATGGTTGGATCAAAAGGTTTCAAGGGGGGGAAGCTGGTCCCATTGGGAGGGGTCGTCAGAAAAATTGCTCGCTATGCTCCCTGTTCGGTGTTGCTCACACGCCCTGGCAGATCCGAGAAAAAAGTTTGA